In Drosophila bipectinata strain 14024-0381.07 chromosome 2R, DbipHiC1v2, whole genome shotgun sequence, one genomic interval encodes:
- the Magi gene encoding membrane-associated guanylate kinase, WW and PDZ domain-containing protein 1 isoform X2 yields the protein MLCAAQAPDLRPGLRGSVLCVGFVCLGFRAPPGSAFSGENLLQNTYFNGDESLDSDCGAGEGQPQEPPFANRDDPGDGLGPLPPKWETAYTERGELYFIDHNTGTSHWLDPRLSKYQKKSLEDCCEDELPYGWEKIEDSMYGMYFIDHVNRRTQYENPVLEAKRRAAEQRQQQQQQIQQEQRSKTPTVPPPVLPSESAAERQEEEVPATKLPYKFTRNPAELQGQRINTTLLKSSRGLGFTIVGSDGSTGGDVEEFLQIKTVVPNGPAWLDGQLQTGDVLVYVNDTCVLGYTHLDMVNIFQSILPGERATLEVCRGYPLPFDPNDPNTEVVTTMAVDGRDSDKQRRLNMDGNYNFLDLSGEGANSAGATANGSGFILMKKPELCTFSIMKGSMGFGFTIADSACGQIVKKILDRNCCTQLMEGDVLLEINGINVRNKPHFYVVELLKECSLTAPTVVKIQRTPPDQPTQIGQVGNVAKLRKNFVGSGLFRSKTPTADLYSTQVKEVLPMRPKTPLVDTRRARVQTPSNELDGEVGAGVGPAANDLEARKPIQFQTQGKSNNSLPELDDVPYMDPYPKMVSRLNERLAEATLQGDSGIYGLPPSMQPLPMAHHESCYCYDCQAQRYRPGYFMQAQQAGMPGAGQGQYSPLQTAHLQNERIQRRVNELLNDRRRVGFANLDPSSQQLHQQPQQLQSQHMQHSPSWRSGALLDASEDADQCELTEVTLERQALGFGFRIVGGTEEGSQVTVGHIVPGGAADQDHRIATGDEILSIDGINVLNSSHHKVVSLVGESALRGQVTMILRRRRAPLLQQAPLTSQLRRYPYDVIVSRHENEGFGFVIISSSNHYYGSTIGKLIPASPADRCGELKVGDRIIAVNRIEIAGMSHGDVVNLIKESGLHVRLTIGCPLKEGGPSPGGSSVGLGSHTPLQPSPSLLKTPVPQPQQQQQQQSQQSYQQLQQQKLHHHHQQLEMPMSMPMPGNSGYLERPSTNIAATLALHQQQPQL from the exons AGAACCTCCTGCAGAACACATACTTTAACGGGGACGAGAGCCTGGACAGCGATTGCGGAGCTGGAGAGGGGCAGCCACAGGAGCCACCTTTTGCCAACCGCGACGACCCTGGAGACGGCCTGGGACCACTGCCACCCAAGTGGGAGACGGCCTACACGGAGCGAGGAGAGCTCTACTTCATAGA CCATAATACTGGAACCTCCCACTGGCTGGATCCCAGGCTGTCCAAGTACCAGAAAAAGTCACTCGAGGACTGCTGCGAGGACGAGCTACCCTACGGCTGGGAAAAGATAGAGGACTCTATGTATGGAATGTACTTCATCGACCATGTTAACCGGAGGACGCAGTACGAAAACCCAGTGCTGGAGGCTAAGCGACGAGCAGCGGAGCAGcgccaacagcaacagcagcagatcCAGCAAGAGCAGCGCTCCAAGACGCCGACTGTGCCGCCACCAGTGCTGCCTTCGGAGTCGGCTGCCGAACGGCAGGAGGAAGAGGTGCCAGCCACCAAGCTGCCGTACAAGTTCACCCGCAATCCTGCAGAGCTGCAAGGGCAACGCATCAACACCACATTGTTGAAGTCTTCCCGTGGCCTGGGCTTCACCATTGTGGGCAGTGATGGCAGCACCGGCGGGGACGTGGAGGAGTTCCTCCAAATCAAAACAGTAGTGCCGAACGGTCCGGCCTGGCTGGACGGTCAGCTCCAGACGGGCGACGTACTGGTATACGTTAACGACACCTGCGTGCTGGGCTATACGCACCTAGACATGGTCAACATCTTCCAATCGATCCTGCCCGGCGAGCGGGCAACCCTGGAGGTGTGTCGCGGCTACCCGTTGCCGTTCGACCCGAACGACCCAAACACCGAGGTGGTGACCACAATGGCGGTGGACGGGCGCGATTCGGACAAGCAGCGGCGCCTCAACATGGACGGGAACTACAACTTCCTGGACTTGTCCGGCGAGGGGGCGAACAGCGCGGGCGCTACTGCAAACGGAAGTGGCTTCATACTGATGAAGAAGCCCGAACTGTGCACCTTCTCGATCATGAAGGGCTCCATGGGATTTGGGTTTACCATTGCCGACTCCGCCTGTGGGCAAATCGTTAAGAAGATCCTCGACCGGAACTGCTGCACTCAGCTGATGGAGGGCGACGTCCTGTTGGAGATCAATGGCATAAACGTGCGCAACAAGCCGCACTTTTACGTGGTGGAGCTGCTCAAGGAATGCAGTCTCACGGCGCCCACGGTCGTAAAGATTCAGCGAACACCCCCGGACCAGCCCACTCAGATCGGGCAGGTGGGAAACGTGGCCAAGCTGCGCAAAAACTTTGTAGGCAGCGGACTGTTCCGGAGCAAGACGCCTACGGCGGACCTGTACAGTACGCAGGTGAAGGAGGTGCTGCCCATGCGGCCAAAGACTCCGCTGGTGGACACTCGGCGGGCGCGGGTTCAGACACCTAGCAATGAGCTGGACGGTGAAGTCGGAGCTGGGGTCGGCCCTGCAGCCAACGACTTGGAAGCCCGTAAGCCTATTCAGTTTCAGACCCAAGGAAAGTCCAACAACAGCCTGCCAGAACTGGACGATGTTCCCTACATGGATCCGTACCCCAAGATGGTCAGTCGGCTGAATGAACGGCTGGCAGAGGCAACGCTCCAGGGAGATTCGGGTATCTACGGCCTGCCACCCAGCATGCAGCCCCTGCCGATGGCTCACCACGAGTCCTGCTACTGCTACGATTGTCAGGCCCAGCGCTACCGCCCCGGATACTTTATGCAGGCTCAGCAGGCGGGGATGCCTGGTGCCGGACAAGGACAGTACTCGCCTCTGCAGACGGCGCACCTCCAGAACGAGCGCATACAGCGACGCGTCAACGAGTTGCTAAACGATCGAAGGCGGGTGGGCTTCGCCAATCTGGATCCTTCGTCCCAACAACTGCACCAACAGCCTCAACAGCTCCAGTCCCAGCATATGCAGCACTCGCCCAGTTGGCGGAGCGGAGCACTGCTGGACGCATCCGAAGATGCGGATCAGTGTGAGCTAACCGAAGTAACGCTTGAGCGGCAGGCGCTGGGCTTCGGGTTTCGTATAGTTGGCGGCACTGAAGAGGGCTCCCAGGTCACCGTGGGCCACATAGTGCCGGGAGGCGCTGCGGACCAGGACCACCGCATAGCCACTGGCGATGAAATTCTCAGCATCGATGGAATTAATGTG CTCAATTCTTCGCATCATAAAGTTGTTTCCTTGGTCGGTGAATCAGCCCTTCGTGGCCAGGTAACTATGATCCTGCGACGCCGCCGGGCTCCTCTGCTGCAGCAAGCTCCGCTCACCTCCCAGTTGCGGCGGTATCCCTATGATGTGATTGTGAGCCGACACGAGAACGAGGGCTTTGGCTTCGTTATAATTTCCTCATCGAATCACTACTATGGCTCAACGATAG gtAAACTGATACCCGCCAGTCCGGCGGATCGCTGCGGGGAACTCAAGGTGGGCGACCGCATCATTGCGGTGAATCGAATTGAGATCGCTGGGATGTCGCACGGCGACGTGGTGAATCTCATCAAGGAATCGGGCCTGCATGTGCGTCTAACCATCGGTTGTCCGCTAAAGGAGGGCGGTCCCAGTCCCGGTGGCAGCAGTGTCGGGCTCGGCAGCCACACTCCGCTCCAGCCGTCGCCCAGTCTACTCAAGACACCAGTTCCccagccacagcagcagcaacaacaacaatcgcaGCAATCATATCAGCAGCTCCAACAGCAGAAGCTCCATCATCATCACCAGCAACTGGAAATGCCAATGTCAATGCCGATGCCCGGAAACAGCGGATACTTGGAGCGACCCAGTACCAACATCGCGGCCACTCTGGCTctgcaccagcagcagccgcaatTATGA
- the Magi gene encoding membrane-associated guanylate kinase, WW and PDZ domain-containing protein 1 isoform X3 has translation MYGMYFIDHVNRRTQYENPVLEAKRRAAEQRQQQQQQIQQEQRSKTPTVPPPVLPSESAAERQEEEVPATKLPYKFTRNPAELQGQRINTTLLKSSRGLGFTIVGSDGSTGGDVEEFLQIKTVVPNGPAWLDGQLQTGDVLVYVNDTCVLGYTHLDMVNIFQSILPGERATLEVCRGYPLPFDPNDPNTEVVTTMAVDGRDSDKQRRLNMDGNYNFLDLSGEGANSAGATANGSGFILMKKPELCTFSIMKGSMGFGFTIADSACGQIVKKILDRNCCTQLMEGDVLLEINGINVRNKPHFYVVELLKECSLTAPTVVKIQRTPPDQPTQIGQVGNVAKLRKNFVGSGLFRSKTPTADLYSTQVKEVLPMRPKTPLVDTRRARVQTPSNELDGEVGAGVGPAANDLEARKPIQFQTQGKSNNSLPELDDVPYMDPYPKMVSRLNERLAEATLQGDSGIYGLPPSMQPLPMAHHESCYCYDCQAQRYRPGYFMQAQQAGMPGAGQGQYSPLQTAHLQNERIQRRVNELLNDRRRVGFANLDPSSQQLHQQPQQLQSQHMQHSPSWRSGALLDASEDADQCELTEVTLERQALGFGFRIVGGTEEGSQVTVGHIVPGGAADQDHRIATGDEILSIDGINVLNSSHHKVVSLVGESALRGQVTMILRRRRAPLLQQAPLTSQLRRYPYDVIVSRHENEGFGFVIISSSNHYYGSTIGKLIPASPADRCGELKVGDRIIAVNRIEIAGMSHGDVVNLIKESGLHVRLTIGCPLKEGGPSPGGSSVGLGSHTPLQPSPSLLKTPVPQPQQQQQQQSQQSYQQLQQQKLHHHHQQLEMPMSMPMPGNSGYLERPSTNIAATLALHQQQPQL, from the exons ATGTATGGAATGTACTTCATCGACCATGTTAACCGGAGGACGCAGTACGAAAACCCAGTGCTGGAGGCTAAGCGACGAGCAGCGGAGCAGcgccaacagcaacagcagcagatcCAGCAAGAGCAGCGCTCCAAGACGCCGACTGTGCCGCCACCAGTGCTGCCTTCGGAGTCGGCTGCCGAACGGCAGGAGGAAGAGGTGCCAGCCACCAAGCTGCCGTACAAGTTCACCCGCAATCCTGCAGAGCTGCAAGGGCAACGCATCAACACCACATTGTTGAAGTCTTCCCGTGGCCTGGGCTTCACCATTGTGGGCAGTGATGGCAGCACCGGCGGGGACGTGGAGGAGTTCCTCCAAATCAAAACAGTAGTGCCGAACGGTCCGGCCTGGCTGGACGGTCAGCTCCAGACGGGCGACGTACTGGTATACGTTAACGACACCTGCGTGCTGGGCTATACGCACCTAGACATGGTCAACATCTTCCAATCGATCCTGCCCGGCGAGCGGGCAACCCTGGAGGTGTGTCGCGGCTACCCGTTGCCGTTCGACCCGAACGACCCAAACACCGAGGTGGTGACCACAATGGCGGTGGACGGGCGCGATTCGGACAAGCAGCGGCGCCTCAACATGGACGGGAACTACAACTTCCTGGACTTGTCCGGCGAGGGGGCGAACAGCGCGGGCGCTACTGCAAACGGAAGTGGCTTCATACTGATGAAGAAGCCCGAACTGTGCACCTTCTCGATCATGAAGGGCTCCATGGGATTTGGGTTTACCATTGCCGACTCCGCCTGTGGGCAAATCGTTAAGAAGATCCTCGACCGGAACTGCTGCACTCAGCTGATGGAGGGCGACGTCCTGTTGGAGATCAATGGCATAAACGTGCGCAACAAGCCGCACTTTTACGTGGTGGAGCTGCTCAAGGAATGCAGTCTCACGGCGCCCACGGTCGTAAAGATTCAGCGAACACCCCCGGACCAGCCCACTCAGATCGGGCAGGTGGGAAACGTGGCCAAGCTGCGCAAAAACTTTGTAGGCAGCGGACTGTTCCGGAGCAAGACGCCTACGGCGGACCTGTACAGTACGCAGGTGAAGGAGGTGCTGCCCATGCGGCCAAAGACTCCGCTGGTGGACACTCGGCGGGCGCGGGTTCAGACACCTAGCAATGAGCTGGACGGTGAAGTCGGAGCTGGGGTCGGCCCTGCAGCCAACGACTTGGAAGCCCGTAAGCCTATTCAGTTTCAGACCCAAGGAAAGTCCAACAACAGCCTGCCAGAACTGGACGATGTTCCCTACATGGATCCGTACCCCAAGATGGTCAGTCGGCTGAATGAACGGCTGGCAGAGGCAACGCTCCAGGGAGATTCGGGTATCTACGGCCTGCCACCCAGCATGCAGCCCCTGCCGATGGCTCACCACGAGTCCTGCTACTGCTACGATTGTCAGGCCCAGCGCTACCGCCCCGGATACTTTATGCAGGCTCAGCAGGCGGGGATGCCTGGTGCCGGACAAGGACAGTACTCGCCTCTGCAGACGGCGCACCTCCAGAACGAGCGCATACAGCGACGCGTCAACGAGTTGCTAAACGATCGAAGGCGGGTGGGCTTCGCCAATCTGGATCCTTCGTCCCAACAACTGCACCAACAGCCTCAACAGCTCCAGTCCCAGCATATGCAGCACTCGCCCAGTTGGCGGAGCGGAGCACTGCTGGACGCATCCGAAGATGCGGATCAGTGTGAGCTAACCGAAGTAACGCTTGAGCGGCAGGCGCTGGGCTTCGGGTTTCGTATAGTTGGCGGCACTGAAGAGGGCTCCCAGGTCACCGTGGGCCACATAGTGCCGGGAGGCGCTGCGGACCAGGACCACCGCATAGCCACTGGCGATGAAATTCTCAGCATCGATGGAATTAATGTG CTCAATTCTTCGCATCATAAAGTTGTTTCCTTGGTCGGTGAATCAGCCCTTCGTGGCCAGGTAACTATGATCCTGCGACGCCGCCGGGCTCCTCTGCTGCAGCAAGCTCCGCTCACCTCCCAGTTGCGGCGGTATCCCTATGATGTGATTGTGAGCCGACACGAGAACGAGGGCTTTGGCTTCGTTATAATTTCCTCATCGAATCACTACTATGGCTCAACGATAG gtAAACTGATACCCGCCAGTCCGGCGGATCGCTGCGGGGAACTCAAGGTGGGCGACCGCATCATTGCGGTGAATCGAATTGAGATCGCTGGGATGTCGCACGGCGACGTGGTGAATCTCATCAAGGAATCGGGCCTGCATGTGCGTCTAACCATCGGTTGTCCGCTAAAGGAGGGCGGTCCCAGTCCCGGTGGCAGCAGTGTCGGGCTCGGCAGCCACACTCCGCTCCAGCCGTCGCCCAGTCTACTCAAGACACCAGTTCCccagccacagcagcagcaacaacaacaatcgcaGCAATCATATCAGCAGCTCCAACAGCAGAAGCTCCATCATCATCACCAGCAACTGGAAATGCCAATGTCAATGCCGATGCCCGGAAACAGCGGATACTTGGAGCGACCCAGTACCAACATCGCGGCCACTCTGGCTctgcaccagcagcagccgcaatTATGA
- the mago gene encoding protein mago nashi produces the protein MSTEDFYLRYYVGHKGKFGHEFLEFEFRPDGKLRYANNSNYKNDTMIRKEAFVHQSVMEELKRIIIDSEIMQEDDLPWPPPDRVGRQELEIVIGDEHISFTTSKTGSLVDVNRSKDPEGLRCFYYLVQDLKCLVFSLIGLHFKIKPI, from the exons ATACTATGTCGGCCACAAGGGCAAGTTCGGGCACGAGTTCCTGGAGTTTGAGTTTCGGCCAGATGGCAAGTTGCGGTACGCCAACAACTCAAACTACAAAAACGACACCATGATCCGCAAGGAGGCTTTTGTCCACCAGTCTGTGATGGAGGAACTGAAGCGTATTATCATCGATTCGGAGATTATGCAGGAGGACGATCTGCCGTGGCCGCCCCCAGACCGCGTGGGTCGCCAG GAACTGGAAATTGTCATTGGCGACGAGCACATCTCTTTTACCACCTCGAAAACTGGGTCATTGGTGGATGTGAACCGTTCGAAGGACCCTGAGGGACTGCGCTGCTTCTACTATTTGGTGCAGGATCTCAAGTGTTTGGTCTTCTCCCTCATTGGCCTGCATTTCAAGATCAAACCCATATAA